One part of the Rosa rugosa unplaced genomic scaffold, drRosRugo1.1 SCAFFOLD_55, whole genome shotgun sequence genome encodes these proteins:
- the LOC133724244 gene encoding probable leucine-rich repeat receptor-like serine/threonine-protein kinase At3g14840: MNYTFFFPRLLVHSILLVIYASFAFGATRLSEDEVQALKIIGKTLGKDRNFIADPCSSEASRWINTTSPDSAVTNNVTCANCSTAGYDQICHVTSISLKAQDLVGTLPPELARLPYLQMIDLSRNYLSGTIPREWGSLPLVNISLAGNRLTGSIPIELGNISTLQSLDITSNYFTGLPLELGNLTSIDKMFLASNNFTGKLPETFARLTTLTDFRVGDSHFSGKIPDFIQNWKNLRKLVIQASGLTGPIPSNISLLKELTNLRITDLDGPEAPFPPLDNMTKLKALMLRNCNLTGELPTYLAKLTELDKLDLSFNKLTGKIPSPIVYKDNSEYIFLTGNLLNGPVPESLKGSSIDLSYNNMTISGTDNCVGRGGMNLFASSSKGNKSIISCLNNATCSKESHSLRISCGGNEITVPENITTSITYEADDNQGGPSLFYKGKSNWGFSSTGYYPDDDREPDTFIVSNISTLSMRNPQLYMTARVSPISLTYFGFCLMNGNYTVKLHFAEIMFTNDKTYRSLGRRIFDVYIQGKRVEKDFNIADVAGGSGILVIRNYIASVTTHTLEIRFFWNGKGTQVIPTEGVYGPLISGIVVDPFDFIPPKEPSPGGGSGISAGEVVGIVAGGVFIILVILCILWWKGFIGPANTLAQDLKGVDLQTGKFTLRQVKTATNNFDIANKIGEGGFGPVYRGFLSDNTAIAVKKLSAKSKQGNREFVNEIGMISALQHPHLVKLYGCCIEGNNLLLVYEYMENNSLARALFGPKESQVLKLDWPTRHRICVGIARGLAYLHEESRLKIVHRDIKATNVLLDKNLFPKISDFGLAKLDEDDNSHISTRIAGTFGYMAPEYAMRGYLTDKADVYSFGILVLEMVSGRCNTTYRSKEECFYLLDWAILLKERASLLDLVDPRLGSEFNKEEMISTINIALLCSNASSAVRPAMSSVVSMLEGKASVPEVVFDPNASINEINEMRKHFQSIIEENNGDPESQRRTMSIEGWWTASSTSAEDLYPVRPDSCYWEN; this comes from the exons ATGAATTACACATTCTTCTTCCCTAGGCTTCTTGTTCATTCTATCTTGCTGGTTATCTATGCAAGCTTTGCTTTCGGAGCTACTCGATTATCAGAAGATGAAG TACAAGCTTTAAAGATCATTGGAAAGACGTTGGGGAAGGACCGGAATTTCATTGCAGATCCTTGTAGCAGCGAAGCATCTAGATGGATTAATACTACCTCACCAGACAGCGCAGTTACGAACAACGTCACCTGCGCCAATTGCAGTACCGCTGGCTATGATCAGATCTGCCATGTTACAAGCAT ATCTCTGAAAGCTCAGGATTTGGTAGGAACACTCCCACCAGAGTTGGCGAGGCTCCCCTATCTACAAATGAT TGACCTCTCCCGCAACTATCTGAGTGGTACCATCCCTCGAGAATGGGGCTCCCTGCCACTGGTTAACAT TTCCCTTGCTGGAAACCGTCTAACAGGTTCTATCCCCATTGAGCTCGGAAACATTAGCACCCTGCAAAGTTT GGACATCACTTCCAATTATTTTACAGGACTTCCTCTGGAGCTTGGAAATTTAACCAGCATAGATAAAAT GTTTCTTGCCTCGAACAATTTTACTGGGAAGTTGCCCGAAACATTTGCAAGGCTTACCACATTAACGGACTT TCGGGTTGGTGACAGTCACTTTTCTGGGAAGATACCTGATTTCATTCAGAACTGGAAAAATCTTAGAAAACT AGTAATTCAGGCTAGTGGTTTGACTGGGCCAATTCCATCCAACATCTCTCTTTTGAAGGAATTAACTAACCT GAGAATTACTGACTTGGATGGACCTGAAGCACCTTTTCCTCCACTTGATAATATGACAAAACTGAAAGCACT GATGTTGAGGAATTGCAATCTTACTGGAGAGCTACCTACGTATCTTGCGAAACTGACAGAGTTGGACAAATT AGACCTCAGCTTTAACAAGCTTACTGGGAAAATTCCTAGCCCCATTGTTTATAAAGATAATTCGGAGTACAT ATTCTTAACTGGAAACTTGCTGAATGGACCAGTGCCCGAATCGCTGAAAGGAAGCAGCAT TGATCTTTCATACAACAACATGACCATTAGTGGGACCGACAATTGTGTTGGCCGTGGCGGCAT GAACTTGTTTGCAAGCTCGTCAAAGGGAAATAAGTC AATTATTTCATGTTTGAATAATGCAACATGTTCGAAAG AGTCGCACTCTCTCCGTATAAGTTGTGGTGGAAATGAAATAACTGTTCCTGAAAATATCACCACCTCCATAACATATGAAGCAGATGACAATCAAGGTGGTCCTTCATTATTTTACAAAGGCAAAAGCAATTGGGGGTTTAGCAgcactggttactaccctgatGATGACAGAGAACCGGACACCTTTATTGTGTCTAATATATCTACACTCTCTATGCGCAATCCTCAACTGTACATGACGGCACGCGTTTCACCCATCTCTCTAACTTATTTTGGGTTTTGCCTGATGAATGGAAACTACACAGTGAAGCTCCATTTTGCAGAGATAATGTTTACAAATGACAAAACATATCGTAGCTTGGGAAGGCGTATATTTGATGTTTACATTCAG GGGAAACGAGTGGAGAAGGATTTTAATATTGCGGATGTAGCAGGTGGGAGTGGTATATTAGTCATAAGAAACTATATTGCTTCTGTAACAACTCATACCTTGGAGATTCGTTTCTTTTGGAACGGGAAAGGAACACAGGTTATCCCTACTGAAGGAGTCTATGGTCCTCTTATATCCGGCATTGTTGTAGACCCATTTG ATTTTATACCCCCGAAAGAACCCTCGCCAGGAGGTGGAAGTGGTATATCCGCAGGTGAAGTGGTTGGAATTGTGGCGGGaggagtgttcataatattggTGATTTTATGTATTCTCTGGTGGAAAGGTTTCATAGGACCAGCAAATACTTTGGCACAAG ATTTGAAAGGGGTGGACCTGCAGACTGGCAAATTTACCTTGAGGCAAGTCAAAACTGCCACGAACAACTTTGACATAGCAAACAAGATTGGAGAAGGTGGTTTTGGTCCTGTTTACAGG GGCTTTCTATCAGACAACACTGCAATTGCTGTTAAGAAGCTTTCAGCCAAATCGAAGCAAGGGAATCGTGAATTTGTGAATGAGATAGGCATGATTTCTGCTCTGCAACACCCTCACCTTGTCAAGCTTTATGGATGCTGTATTGAAGGAAATAACTTGTTGCTTGTCTATGAGTACATGGAAAACAATAGTCTCGCACGTGCTCTATTTG GCCCAAAAGAAAGTCAGGTCTTGAAGCTGGACTGGCCAACAAGGCATAGGATTTGTGTTGGTATAGCCAGAGGTCTGGCTTACCTCCATGAGGAATCAAGGTTGAAGATCGTTCATAGAGACATCAAAGCTACTAATGTGCTACTTGATAAAAATCTTTTCCCAAAGATATCTGACTTTGGATTGGCCAAGCTTGATGAAGACGATAATTCCCACATAAGCACTCGGATTGCTGGAACTTT TGGTTATATGGCACCTGAATATGCAATGCGGGGTTATCTAACTGATAAAGCAGATGTTTATAGTTTCGGAATTCTTGTATTGGAAATGGTCAGTGGAAGGTGCAATACAACTTACCGCTCAAAGGAAGAATGTTTTTATCTTCTAGATTGG GCAATTCTTCTAAAAGAGAGAGCAAGCTTGTTGGACCTGGTGGATCCAAGGTTGGGCTCAGAGTTCAACAAAGAAGAGATGATTTCTACGATCAATATTGCTCTCCTTTGTTCTAATGCTTCTTCAGCAGTTAGGCCCGCCATGTCTTCAGTGGTGAGCATGCTTGAAGGTAAGGCTTCTGTTCCGGAGGTGGTCTTTGATCCAAACGCTTCAATTAATGAAATCAATGAGATGAGGAAACATTTTCAATCCATTATTGAAGAAAACAATGGTGATCCTGAGAGTCAGAGACGAACTATGTCAATTGAAGGGTGGTGGACTGCTTCATCTACATCTGCTGAAGACCTCTACCCAGTCCGCCCTGATTCATGTTATTGGGAGAATTAa